The Streptomyces sp. RKND-216 genomic sequence AGACGGCCTCCGGCGAGACGGGCGAGAACCCGTACACCATCCACCAGGAACTCCAGCAGGCGATGAACGACCTGGTCGGCATCATCCGCCGGGACGAGGAGATGGCGCAGGCGCTCCAGCGGCTCGGCGAGCTGCGGCTGCGTGCGGCCCGCGCGGGCGTGGAGGGGCACCGCCAGTTCAACCCGGGCTGGCACCTGGCCATCGACCTGCGGAACATGCTGCTGGTCAGCGAATGCGTGGCGCGTGCCGCGCTGGAACGCACCGAGTCGCGCGGCGGCCACACGCGCGACGACCACCCGGACATGGTCCACGACTGGCGGAAGGTCAACCTCGTCTGCTCGCTGGCGGACGACGCCGAGGGGCCGGGGCAGATCGCGCTGCGCCGCCGCGACATGCCGCCGATCCGTGCGGATCTGCTGGGGCTCTTCGAGAAGGAGGAGCTGATCAAGTACCTGACGGACGAGGAGCTGACCGACCAGTGAGCAGCACGAGCGGCACCACCAGTGGAGCCATGGCCGACGGTCCGGACCGCACCCCGGACGACGACCGGGAGCGCGAGCCGGCGATCGCCGGCGAGAGCGACGCGGGCGCGATGGGCGAGGCCACCCAGGCGCCGGGCGGCGGGGGCCTCAAGGACGCCGCGGGCGGCGAGCCGCGTGACGGCCGCGCCCCGTCCACCGGCGGCACGTCCGCAAGCAGCAGCTACCAGGCGCACTTCCGGGTGTGGCGCGGCGACACCGAGGGCGGCGGTCTGGAGGATTTCACCGTCGAGGTGCACGAGGGCGAGGTCGTCCTCGACATCATCCACCGGCTGCAGGCCACCCAGGCGCCCGACCTCGCCGTGCGCTGGAACTGCAAGGCGGGCAAGTGCGGTTCGTGCAGCGCGGAGATCAACGGCAGGCCGCGGCTGCTGTGCATGACGCGGATGTCGGTCTTCAGCCCGGCCGACACCATCACGGTCACGCCGATGCGCACCTTCCCGGTCATCCGCGACCTGGTCACGGACGTGTCCTTCAACTACACCAAGGCCCGCGAGGTGCCGTCCTTCGTGCCGCCGAAGGGTGTGGCGCCGGGCGAGTACCGGATGCAGCAGGAGGACGTCGCGCGGTCGCAGGAGTTCCGCAAGTGCATCGAGTGCTTCCTGTGCCAGGACACCTGCCACGTGGTGCGTGACCACGAGGAGAACAAGGAGTCCTTCGCGGGCCCCCGCTTCCTCATGCGGATCGCCGAGCTCGACATGCACCCGCTGGACGCCGCCGAGGAGAACGGCCTGGACCGCAAGACCACCGCGCAGGACGAGCACGGCCTCGGCTACTGCAACATCACCAAGTGCTGCACGGAGGTGTGCCCGGAGGGCATCAAGATCACCGACAACGCCCTGATCCCGCTCAAGGAGCGGGCCGCGGACCGCAAGTACGACCCGCTGGTCTGGCTCGGTAACAAGATCCGCCGCCGTTAGGGCGTGCTGTCCGGCGGGCTCTCGGGTCCGCCGGACAGGACCAGGCGGGCGGGGTCCGTGGAGGAACCCCGGCGCCGATGCGACGCCTTGGTGACCGAAGCGTGGAAGGTCACGCCCCACCGCCCGCCGCGGCGGTGATCTGCGTCACGATGAGGCGACCGCCGGGCCTGCGGGGTCCGTCGGTCCGGCCCCACCCCCACGTCCGGGGCCGGTGCGCAACTTCCCCCCACAGGAAGGAAGCACCCTCATGTCCTTGCTTTCCCGCGCGAGCCGCCGCTCCGGCATCGCGGTGGCGACCGGAGCCGCAGGCTGTCTCACTGCCCTGAGCGTGGTCGCCCCGGCGTCCGCCGCCCCGGCGCCTTACACGGCCGAGCGCGCCCCCGCGTCGCAGCAGGAGGCGGCCGGTCTCACCCCCGGCCAGATGCTCAACCGCGCAGACTCCTGGCTGACGGCCGACAACGGTTCCCCGGTGCCCTACAGCCAGACCCGGACGTGGTCCGACGGATACCGCCAGGACTGCTCCGGATACGTCTCGATGACACTGGGCCTGTCGAAACCCGGCCCCAACACGGTCGGACTCGCCGGCAGCCGGGAGCTCACCACCCCCATCAAGCTCAAGAACCTGAAACCCGGGGACCTGCTCATCGACGCCGACGGCTCGAACACCACACGCCACGTGGTGATCTTCGAGAAGTGGACGGACGCCTCGCACAGCGCCTACTCCGCCTACGAGCAGCGTGGCGGGCACGGCACGGACCACCGCGTACTCGACTACGGCCTCGGCGCGGGCAGCGAGTACAAGCCCTACCGCCCGGTGAAGCTCTCCGGGGTCGCCCCCTAACCGGAGCCGCTGCCGGGCGGGCCGGAGGGGAGCCCGCCCGGCAGCCGGAGGGCAGCCCGTCCGGACGAAGCCGGCGCGCCTTGCCCGGCGCGAAGGGAGCGACGTAGCCTGAGCGCTCTTTCGTCAGAGCAAGCAGGGGAGCGTCGTTCCAGTGAGTGCTCCCACCGTGTACGACGTCGCCGAGCAGGCTGGCGTCTCGATCGCCACCGTCTCCCGCGTCTACCGCAACCCGGAGTCCGTGCGGGCCGGCACCCGCGCCAAGGTGATGGCCGCCGCCCGCACCCTCGGCTACGTCCCCAGCGGCAGCGCCCGCGGCCTCGCCAGCCGCACGACGCGCGTGCTGGGACTGTGCTTTCCGGACTACGCCGATCCCGATGCCGAGGACCCGGACGGGGAGTCCGACGGCGCTCCCGACGGGTCGGAGCTGATGCTGTACTCCGACGAGATCATCCGCGGTATGGAACGGGCCGCACGGCGCCGGGGCTACGCCCTGCTGATCGCCGCCTCGCTCGCCGAGGGCCCCGAGAACCTGGTCGCGGAGGTCGCCGGCCGCGTCGACGGGTTCGCCGTGCTGTCCCAGACGGTGCCGGTCGAGGAGCTGGAGGTGATCGCCCGGCGGCTGCCGGTCGTGATGCTCGCCGGGCCGCGCGAGGACGCCTCACTGGACCACCTCGACCACATCGAGGTGGCGAACCGCGACGGGGAGCTGGCGCTGACCCGGCACCTGATCGCCGACCACGGGCTGCGGCGGCTGGCGTTCGTCGGCAGCACCCCGGACTCGCCCGACGGCGAAGCGCGCTTCCGCGGCTTCCAGGCGGCGCACCGGGAGGCCGGTTTGCCGGTGTCCGAGCGGCCGGACGTCCGGGCGGAGCTGACGCAGGCGGAGGGACACCGGGCCGTCGGCGAGCTGCTCGCCGCGGGGAGCGCCGGTGAGCGGCCGGAGGGCATCGTCTTCGCCAACGACCAGATGGCCGTGGGCGCCCTGGCCGCGCTGCGACGACGCGGGGTGCGCGTGCCGGAGGACCTGGCCGTGGTGGGTTTCGACGGGATTCCGCTCGGCCGGCTGGTGACCCCGGCGCTGACGACGGTGCGGCAGCCGATGCGGCGGCTGGGCGAGAAGGCCGTGGAACTGCTGGTGGCGCGCCTGGAGGATCGCAAGGCGGAGCCGGTGTCCGTGGTGCTCCCGGTGTCGGTGATCCGGCGGAGAAGCTGCGGCTGCGACGACGGAAGCTCGGATTCCGTTACCTATTCGTAATACACGGGGACCTTGCGACCCGACCGCCCGGACGAGTTATGTATGCGCTTACAAGCGCTCCACCCCCCATACTCCCACCAGCGTCCCCACAACGCCGGGTCCCCCGCCAGCTCCCGCTCCAAGTCCTCAGGAGGAGCCGATGAAGCTCATCCCCCGTCTTCCCACGGCGTCCCGTCCACGCACCACCCTGGCGGCCGTCACCGCCGCGAGCGCGCTGCTGCTGACCGCCTGCGGCGGCAGCGGCGGCGACGGCGAGCAGAAGGCCGCGGACGAGAAGCAGACCCTCACCGTCTGGGGCATGGGCGAGGAGGGCAAGCACCTGCAGAAGCTCGGCAAGGAGTTCGAGAAGGAGAACCCGAACATCACCGTCGAGGTCACCCCGATCGGCTGGGACGTGGTGCACCAGAAACTGATCTCCGCCGTCGCGGCGGGCGAACTGCCGGACATGGCGCAGATGGGCAGCACCATGATGGGCGAGTTCATCGCGCTGGACGCGCTGGAGCCCGTGGACACCCAGACCTTCCAGAAGTCCGACTTCTTCCCCGCGGCCTGGGAGGGGAACGTCAAGGACGGCGAGACCTACGGCGTCCCCTGGTACGTGGACACCCGCGTGCTGTACTACCGCACCGACCTGGCGGAGAAGGCCGGGATCGACGAGGCGCCCGAGACGTGGGAGGACATGAGCTCCCTGGCCTCCGGCTACAAGGAAAAGGCCGGCACCCAGTGGGGCGCCTACCTCCAGCCGTCCAACACCGGCACGTGGCAGACGTTCGTACCGTTCCTGTTCTCCGCCGGCGGCTCGCTGCTCGGCGAGGACGACAAGCCCGCCCTGAACTCCCCCGAGACTGTCGAGGCGCTCACCGAGTACGGCGCCTACGCCGAGAAGGGCCTCTCCGCCAAGAGCGTGCCGCCGGGCTTCGACCCGGTGAAGACCTTCGGCAACGACCGCACGCCGATGTTCGTCTCCGGACCGTGGATCGTGAACCTGCTGAACGAACAACAGCCGCAGATCAAGGGCGACTGGGCAGCCGTGCCGCTGCCGGCCGGCCCCGAGGGCGGCAAGTCCTGGGTCGGCGGCTCCAGCCTGGTGACCTTCGCCGACAGCGGGCACAAGGCCGCCGCCGAGAAGTTCACCGCCTACCTGACCAGCACGAAGGAACAGGCCGACTGGTACGAGAGGTCCAACTCGCTGCCCGCGAACCAGGCCGCCTGGGACGAGCCGGAGGTCTCCGGCACCAAGGGCCTCGACGTCTTCCGCACCCAGCTGGAGAACTCCGAGCCCATCCCGCCGATGGAGAAGTGGGAGGAGTTCGCCGCGAAGGTCGACGAGGCCGTCTCCCGCGTCACCCAGCAGGGCGAGGACCCGAAGAAGGCCGCCGCCTGGCTCCAGCAGGCCACCGAGGGCCTGGCGGGCTGAGGCCGATGTCCACGACCACCGCCTCCGGGCCGCCCGGCACCACCGGCCCCACCCCCCGACGCACGGCGAAGCAGCCGACCGCGCCGGGGGCGGGGCGGGGGCCGCGGCGCCCCCGGCGCGACAGGCTCAGCATGCAGAATCTCGCCGGGTGGCTCTTCTCCACGCCGTTCCTGGCGGTCTTCGGGACGTTCATGGCGTTCCCGATCCTCGCGACCCTCGCGATGAGCTTCACCAGCTTCGGGCTGCGGGACGTCACCGACCCGTTCGGTGCGGAGTTCATCGGCCTGGAGAACTACACCCGGCTCTTCGAGGACGAGAAGTTCACCACGGCACTGTTCAACACCGCCTACTTCGTCGTCCTCGGGGTGCCGCTCACCGTGGGGACCGGGCTTGCCGCGGCCGTCCTGCTCAACTCCGGGGTCGAACGGATGCGCACGTTCTTCCGTGTCGGCTTCTACGCGCCGGTGGTGACCAGCATCGTCGCCGTCGCGGTGGTGTGGCGCTTCGTACTCGACCCGGCCGACGGCCTGATCGCCGGCCTGGCCGCCGAAGTCGGACTGGACGGGCCGAACTTCCTCGGCTCCGAGATCCTCGCCATGCCCTCGCTGATCGTGATGGCGGTGTGGCGCAACCTCGGGACCGCGATGGTCCTCTTCCTCGCGGGCCTCCAGGCCATCCCCACCGAGGTGCGGGAGGCGGCACGCATCGACGGCGCCGGCATCTGGCAGGAGTTCCGCCGCATCACCGTGCCGCTGCTGCGCCCGACCATGCTCTACGTGTCGGTCATGACCTCGATCGCCTTCCTCAACGTCTTCGAGGAGCCGTTCGTGATGACCGACGGCGGCCCGGGCGACAGCACGCTCACCGTGTCGCTGCACATGTACCAGGAGGGCTTCGACTTCTTCCACATGGGCTATGCCAGCTCCATGGCGTACGTGCTGTTCACCGTGATCCTCGCGATCACGCTGCTCCAGCTCCGTCTGCTGAGGGACAGGACGCGATGACCACCACCGCACCCGGCGCATCCGCCGGACACCAGGCCGCCCGTCGACGCCGCAACGCCGCCCGCCTGCGCAGAGGACTCGTCTACGCCGGGCTGACGGCCGGGGTGGTCGCCATGCTGGCGCCGTTCGTCTGGATGGTGCTGTCCGCCTTCAAGACCGATCGCGAACTGGGCGCCAGCCCCACCGTCTGGATTCCCACGCAGTGGACGCTCGAGCACTTCCGAGAACTGCTCGACCTGCTCGACATGGGGCTGCACTTCTTCAACTCCACCCTGGTGGCAGTGGCGGTGACGGTCTGCAACCTGGTCTTCTGCTCGATGCTCGGCTACGCGCTGGCCAAGCTGAACTTCCTCGGCCGGGGCCCGGTGTTCGCGGTCGTACTGGGCGCGCTGATGGTGCCCAGCACGCTCATGCTGATGCCGATGTTCGTGATGATGAGCAGGATGGGCCTGATCGACAGCTACGCGGCACTGATCCTGCCGTTCGCAGCCGGCGCCTTCGGGGTCTTCCTGATGCGGCAGTTCATGCTGTCGGTGCCAGACGAACTGCTGGAGGCCGCGCGGATCGACGGCGCGAGCGAGTGGTACATCTTCTGGCGCATCGCGATGCCGCTGGTCAAGCCCGCGCTGGCGACGCTGACGATCTTCACCTTCCTCGGCTCCTGGAACAACTTCCTCTGGCCACTGGTCGCGACCAACGACCCCGACCGGTACACCCTGCCGGTGGCCCTGGCCACCTTCGCCATCGACCCGACGAAGGCGGACGGCTCCAACGGCGTGCTGATGGCCGGCGCGTTCCTGGTGGTGCTGCCGGTGCTGCTGGTCTTCGTCGTGCTCCAGCGGTACTTCACCCAGGGCATCGCCACCGCCGGGCTCAAGTAGCCGTCCGGCGGCGGTCACCCGCACACGTCCGTCCCACCGTCCCGTCCCCTCTCGTCCCCTGACGTCCCGTCTCGTCCCGTCCCCTCTCGTCCCCTGACGTCCCGTCTCGTCCCGTCCCCTCTCGTCCCGACCCGCGTCCCGTTCCTTCCCAGGACATACGCCCCTCGCGCATCGTGGGGCCTGAGCACGGCCGCGATGTAAGCGCATCCATGGAGGTTGCCCCACATGACCGAGAAGAACGCCCGCCTCGACTGGGAGCAGCGCATCGGCCTCCCGAGCGACCGGCCGCTGACCGGCACCGCCGACCTGCCCGCCCCCACCGGGCTGCGCTCCCAGGACGGCACCGGACACGTGCTGCTGGACTGGCAGCCGGT encodes the following:
- a CDS encoding sugar ABC transporter substrate-binding protein, producing MKLIPRLPTASRPRTTLAAVTAASALLLTACGGSGGDGEQKAADEKQTLTVWGMGEEGKHLQKLGKEFEKENPNITVEVTPIGWDVVHQKLISAVAAGELPDMAQMGSTMMGEFIALDALEPVDTQTFQKSDFFPAAWEGNVKDGETYGVPWYVDTRVLYYRTDLAEKAGIDEAPETWEDMSSLASGYKEKAGTQWGAYLQPSNTGTWQTFVPFLFSAGGSLLGEDDKPALNSPETVEALTEYGAYAEKGLSAKSVPPGFDPVKTFGNDRTPMFVSGPWIVNLLNEQQPQIKGDWAAVPLPAGPEGGKSWVGGSSLVTFADSGHKAAAEKFTAYLTSTKEQADWYERSNSLPANQAAWDEPEVSGTKGLDVFRTQLENSEPIPPMEKWEEFAAKVDEAVSRVTQQGEDPKKAAAWLQQATEGLAG
- a CDS encoding carbohydrate ABC transporter permease is translated as MTTTAPGASAGHQAARRRRNAARLRRGLVYAGLTAGVVAMLAPFVWMVLSAFKTDRELGASPTVWIPTQWTLEHFRELLDLLDMGLHFFNSTLVAVAVTVCNLVFCSMLGYALAKLNFLGRGPVFAVVLGALMVPSTLMLMPMFVMMSRMGLIDSYAALILPFAAGAFGVFLMRQFMLSVPDELLEAARIDGASEWYIFWRIAMPLVKPALATLTIFTFLGSWNNFLWPLVATNDPDRYTLPVALATFAIDPTKADGSNGVLMAGAFLVVLPVLLVFVVLQRYFTQGIATAGLK
- a CDS encoding LacI family DNA-binding transcriptional regulator — encoded protein: MSAPTVYDVAEQAGVSIATVSRVYRNPESVRAGTRAKVMAAARTLGYVPSGSARGLASRTTRVLGLCFPDYADPDAEDPDGESDGAPDGSELMLYSDEIIRGMERAARRRGYALLIAASLAEGPENLVAEVAGRVDGFAVLSQTVPVEELEVIARRLPVVMLAGPREDASLDHLDHIEVANRDGELALTRHLIADHGLRRLAFVGSTPDSPDGEARFRGFQAAHREAGLPVSERPDVRAELTQAEGHRAVGELLAAGSAGERPEGIVFANDQMAVGALAALRRRGVRVPEDLAVVGFDGIPLGRLVTPALTTVRQPMRRLGEKAVELLVARLEDRKAEPVSVVLPVSVIRRRSCGCDDGSSDSVTYS
- a CDS encoding sugar ABC transporter permease — protein: MQNLAGWLFSTPFLAVFGTFMAFPILATLAMSFTSFGLRDVTDPFGAEFIGLENYTRLFEDEKFTTALFNTAYFVVLGVPLTVGTGLAAAVLLNSGVERMRTFFRVGFYAPVVTSIVAVAVVWRFVLDPADGLIAGLAAEVGLDGPNFLGSEILAMPSLIVMAVWRNLGTAMVLFLAGLQAIPTEVREAARIDGAGIWQEFRRITVPLLRPTMLYVSVMTSIAFLNVFEEPFVMTDGGPGDSTLTVSLHMYQEGFDFFHMGYASSMAYVLFTVILAITLLQLRLLRDRTR